CTCAGAGTACCTTCGCATCACGTCGGCAAGGGCGGATTCGGACGCCATGACCGTCGGATCGCCCATTCTCTGCTCCAGCTCGCGCATCTCCCGAGCGGCGCTTGCCGCGCCCCCGAAAGCGAGCAGCATCTCCTGATACAGGGTATTGCCCGAGGTGTACTCCTTGCCCTGCGGGAGATAGCCGATGGCTCGATTCGAAGCCAGGGACACCAAGCCCGAGTCGCAATCATCGAGCCCTGCAATGATGCGAAGGAGGGTGGTCTTGCCGGAACCATTCGGTCCGACGAACCCGATCCTATCCCGATTTGCCACAGAGAGGGTGACTCCATCCAGTATCAACTCGGCGCCATATGATTTTGTGACCGAGGTTATCTCAAGCAGCGACACCTACACCATCCTCTTGTGTTCCATGTGGCAGGCGAAAGCAGAGTGGTTATGAATCGATTCGTGGCTCTCGCACTCCGCATCGAACCACCTTACGCGCGATTCCGACCTGAGAGCTATCACCACATCGCGTAGGATATCCTCGACGAACTTGGGGTTGCTGTATGCGGCCTCAGTAACGTATTTCTCGTCCTCTCGCTTCAGAAGCGGGAATATCTCGCAACTGCCCTGGGATTCCAGTAGAGCGATCAGATCCTCAAGCCACAGAAACCCGGCAGAGCTGAACCGCACCCGCGCACGGATCATCGTTCTTTGGTTGTGCGCTCCGAACTCCGATATCTCCTTGCTGCACGGGCAGCACGATGTGACTGGAACTTCCACACCCATTACAAAGGTGTGCCGCCGACCGTCGAGACTCGCACTGAACTCGCAGTTGTAATCGAGAACACTCTCTTTGCCGCTCACTGGAGCGCACTTCGTAACGAAATACTTGAACCTTATGGAAATGTCTGCACGCCTCGCCGATAGCGCATCGCAGGTGTCTTTCAGTATCGCAACAATCTCCTGGTTAGAGATTGGCTTCTTGCTCCACGGAAGGAGGACCTCCATGAACCTGCTCATGTGGGTCCCTTTGAACTGCATTGGGAGCTCAACCGATAGTGCGATATTCCCTAGCACCGACTGCCACGCGCCTTCCTTGGTGGCTATCTGCAGCGGCAAGTGCACATTCTTCACTCCGACCTTTTGGATGTCTATTCCCCGGTCGTCTGGGCGGTTCTGCACGTCCTGCACGCCCACGCCCCCTTTCCGTGCTGTTCGTCTTTCTACGGATGCAGGCTCTATCCCTGCATACAACTTGAAAGGACTTGCCCCAATTCCCGTCGAAAGACCGAGGGTAAGCCCCGGCGGCGCCGAGGCAAAGAACAGCCGCCAGCCTTCACCAGTTAGCATTCCGAACGCGGCGGCACACATGGGGGGGTGGAGACCGTCATGAAGGCTATGCTCCTGGGAGCAGGCGAAGGAACTCGCCTCAGGCCGATAACGGCCACCAGGCCGAAACCGATGATCCCGGTCGTGAACCGTCCTATCATGGAGCACATACTCCTTCTTCTCAAGGCGCACGGGGTCAGGGAAGTCTACTCCAACCTCTACTACCTAGCTGATCAGATCGAATCATACTTCGGCGATGGATCGTCCCTGGGAATGACGGTGAAGTTCAAGGTGGAGGAACGGCTGCCTGGCACAGCGGGCGGCGTCAAGAACCTTGAAGACCACTTCGACGAGACTTTCATAGTCATCTCAGGGGATCTCCTCACCGATTTCGACCTCACCCGGGCCCTTGAGTTCCACAGAA
This genomic interval from Clostridia bacterium contains the following:
- the folE2 gene encoding GTP cyclohydrolase FolE2; this encodes MQDVQNRPDDRGIDIQKVGVKNVHLPLQIATKEGAWQSVLGNIALSVELPMQFKGTHMSRFMEVLLPWSKKPISNQEIVAILKDTCDALSARRADISIRFKYFVTKCAPVSGKESVLDYNCEFSASLDGRRHTFVMGVEVPVTSCCPCSKEISEFGAHNQRTMIRARVRFSSAGFLWLEDLIALLESQGSCEIFPLLKREDEKYVTEAAYSNPKFVEDILRDVVIALRSESRVRWFDAECESHESIHNHSAFACHMEHKRMV